From one Idiomarina sp. X4 genomic stretch:
- the fliE gene encoding flagellar hook-basal body complex protein FliE, translating into MKVEANALYQQMQAMSAQASQSDKATNVNALPGNTANADFSNMLKSAIDNVNELQQTSGDLKTRMELGDPNVTLEQTMIASQKSSIAFEATVQVRNKIVDAYKEIMSMPV; encoded by the coding sequence ATGAAAGTGGAAGCCAACGCACTCTACCAGCAGATGCAGGCAATGTCTGCTCAGGCGTCTCAAAGCGACAAGGCAACCAATGTTAATGCCCTTCCGGGAAACACTGCGAATGCCGACTTTTCGAATATGCTGAAAAGCGCTATTGATAATGTCAATGAACTGCAGCAAACCTCGGGCGACTTAAAGACTCGTATGGAGCTTGGTGACCCCAATGTCACGTTGGAACAAACCATGATAGCCAGTCAAAAATCAAGCATTGCCTTTGAGGCAACCGTTCAGGTGCGCAACAAAATAGTCGATGCGTACAAAGAAATCATGTCAATGCCGGTATAA
- a CDS encoding sigma-54-dependent transcriptional regulator, producing the protein MNARNVLVVEDDVSLREAIVDTLELADCQCIEAANGEEALIALKDNKVSLVISDVQMPGVDGLQLLRSMNRQQFDIPVIMMTAFAKVDDAVVAMREGAVDYLTKPFSTEKLQTLVQRYLPDGAIDDVSPVAEEASSQQVFAMAKRVADSDASVMITGPSGTGKEVLARYIHKHSNRTQAPFVAINCAAIPENMLESMLFGFEKGAFTGATQSQPGKFELAQGGTILLDEITEMPLHLQAKLLRVLQEKQVERLGSRKTIQLDVRILATSNRDLQQAVAQGAFREDLMYRLNVFPLHWLPLAERPADILPLAENLLQRHKQRSGIKTPVSFSEQAKLRLTEYHWPGNVRELENVVQRALVLHRNEVIEPDDLMLQLNQQSTAPVSNETVFPEQVSDAEKSNEEQTVRATDTADKLDDSLFHQEYRIIKDALQRHQGKRKPVADELGISPRTLRYKLAKIREQGLSIN; encoded by the coding sequence ATGAATGCGCGAAATGTTCTGGTCGTTGAAGACGATGTTTCGCTTCGCGAAGCCATTGTCGACACACTAGAGCTGGCTGACTGTCAGTGTATTGAAGCGGCCAACGGCGAAGAAGCGCTCATTGCGCTGAAAGACAATAAAGTATCGTTAGTGATCAGCGATGTACAAATGCCGGGTGTCGATGGCTTGCAGCTACTGCGCAGCATGAACCGTCAACAGTTTGATATTCCGGTCATAATGATGACAGCGTTCGCCAAAGTGGATGATGCTGTTGTGGCGATGCGTGAAGGTGCTGTCGATTATTTGACGAAGCCGTTTTCAACTGAGAAATTACAGACCCTTGTGCAACGCTATTTGCCGGATGGTGCTATTGATGATGTGAGTCCGGTCGCAGAAGAAGCGTCCAGCCAACAAGTTTTTGCCATGGCGAAACGTGTTGCAGACAGTGATGCCAGTGTGATGATTACCGGACCGAGCGGCACCGGTAAAGAAGTGCTGGCGCGTTATATCCACAAGCATTCAAATCGCACACAGGCACCTTTTGTCGCCATTAACTGCGCAGCAATACCTGAAAACATGCTGGAATCAATGTTATTCGGTTTCGAAAAAGGTGCATTTACCGGCGCCACGCAGTCTCAGCCGGGCAAGTTTGAACTGGCTCAGGGTGGCACAATTTTATTGGATGAAATCACCGAAATGCCGCTGCATTTGCAGGCAAAGCTGTTGCGGGTTTTGCAGGAAAAGCAGGTAGAGCGTTTAGGCTCTCGGAAAACCATTCAGTTAGATGTCCGAATTCTTGCAACGTCAAACCGAGATTTACAACAGGCTGTGGCACAAGGAGCGTTCCGTGAAGATTTAATGTATCGTCTGAACGTCTTCCCGCTGCACTGGTTACCTTTGGCCGAGCGACCTGCCGATATTCTGCCGCTGGCAGAAAACCTGTTGCAGCGACACAAACAGCGTTCGGGTATAAAAACGCCGGTGTCCTTTAGTGAGCAAGCAAAACTCCGCTTAACTGAATATCACTGGCCAGGTAACGTTCGGGAATTGGAAAACGTTGTACAGCGGGCTTTGGTCTTGCACCGAAACGAAGTGATTGAACCCGACGATTTGATGTTGCAGTTAAACCAACAGTCGACCGCACCAGTGAGTAATGAGACTGTCTTTCCTGAACAAGTCAGTGACGCTGAAAAAAGTAATGAAGAGCAGACTGTGCGTGCTACCGACACAGCGGATAAGCTGGATGATTCATTGTTCCATCAAGAGTACCGAATTATCAAAGACGCGCTTCAGCGTCATCAGGGCAAACGCAAGCCCGTCGCTGATGAGCTAGGCATTAGTCCACGCACATTACGCTATAAATTAGCGAAGATCCGCGAACAGGGTCTCTCCATAAATTAA
- a CDS encoding sensor histidine kinase, translating to MATYHQIIDAMPNAVILLDSHGVVDYCNDNAQSLLEHSLKGEVWRDLVATLFAPKADDWHEVSLKSGRRVRIDTSEVNEKPGQLIVLTDLTETRQLQQRISHLQRLSSMGKMVASLAHQIRTPLSAAILYAQNLSQGMISPVKQQRFSHKLLSRLHNLEQQVNDMLLFAKSGEKPVLEELTTQSLLTTVASNVESYATQHHVNIVMPECGHNTVLKGNKTALTGALQNLINNAIDASQAGQEVLVKTHVEGNNWCISVIDAGAGIDKEKQAQIFTPFFTGKSNGTGLGLAVVQTVLRAHHGSIDWESELGKGSRFTLSIPVYRFEEQPLSEVRYG from the coding sequence ATGGCGACCTACCATCAAATTATTGATGCAATGCCCAATGCCGTGATTTTGCTGGACAGTCACGGTGTTGTGGATTACTGCAATGACAACGCGCAATCATTACTCGAACATTCCTTAAAAGGTGAAGTCTGGCGTGATCTCGTCGCGACACTGTTCGCTCCCAAAGCCGATGACTGGCACGAAGTGTCCTTAAAAAGTGGACGGCGCGTTCGTATTGATACCTCTGAGGTGAATGAAAAGCCGGGGCAGCTGATTGTTTTGACGGACTTGACCGAAACCCGTCAGCTGCAACAACGTATTTCTCACTTACAACGGTTATCATCAATGGGGAAAATGGTGGCCTCCTTAGCGCATCAAATACGCACGCCGTTGTCCGCAGCCATTCTCTACGCACAAAATTTGTCACAAGGCATGATATCACCAGTAAAACAGCAGCGTTTTTCCCATAAGTTGTTGTCCAGGCTTCATAATTTAGAACAGCAGGTCAACGATATGTTGTTGTTTGCAAAAAGCGGTGAGAAACCGGTTTTGGAAGAACTGACGACCCAAAGTTTGTTGACCACGGTAGCGTCTAATGTTGAATCTTATGCGACTCAGCATCACGTCAATATTGTCATGCCTGAATGCGGGCACAATACTGTGTTGAAAGGGAATAAAACCGCACTAACTGGTGCATTACAGAATTTAATTAATAACGCCATAGATGCCAGCCAGGCGGGCCAGGAGGTACTGGTCAAAACACATGTCGAAGGTAATAACTGGTGTATTTCTGTCATAGATGCAGGCGCTGGCATTGATAAAGAAAAGCAAGCGCAGATATTCACGCCCTTTTTTACCGGAAAATCGAATGGCACCGGGCTTGGTTTAGCTGTCGTACAAACGGTTTTACGAGCTCATCATGGCAGCATTGACTGGGAAAGCGAGCTGGGCAAAGGCAGCCGTTTTACCCTCTCAATTCCGGTTTATCGGTTTGAAGAACAACCGTTAAGTGAGGTGCGTTATGGCTAA
- a CDS encoding sigma-54 dependent transcriptional regulator produces the protein MVKTRTVYLVEQHPARRQHFETVLTFIGESVKVVEPEQLLSLSPAEALCVIAGTGVDNLRDLASNAPHLPFICAASEHESALEKANVLGPLDDSFDYSSLSNLLHYCQAYHQQMPGRKANKQHPKRSHLEQTLIGQGRAMKHVRQLIEQVAGTDANVLILGESGTGKEVVARGVHDLSERHKGPFVPVNCGAIPGDLLESELFGHEKGAFTGAIGARKGRFELAQGGTLFLDEIGDMPMQMQVKLLRVLQERTFERVGGSKSIAADVRVVAATHRELEQMIIDGKFREDLYYRLNVFPIEMPALRERQEDVPLLMQELTQRFKKERGVGVRFTERALESLSYHRWPGNVRELTNLIERLTIMHPDSLVDVSDLPPKYQHIDHSSPTPDYPEEMLEREALNAIFSDSEDDEALEESGASSVDSELPDDGVNLKDMLSEIETGMIAQALEKSDWVVAKAADLLSMRRTTLVEKMKKYGIQKDD, from the coding sequence ATGGTAAAAACAAGAACAGTTTATCTGGTTGAGCAACATCCCGCTCGCAGGCAGCACTTTGAGACAGTTCTGACCTTTATTGGCGAGTCTGTAAAAGTTGTTGAGCCAGAGCAGTTACTGAGTTTAAGTCCAGCCGAGGCCTTATGCGTGATAGCCGGTACAGGCGTTGATAATCTGCGTGATTTGGCAAGTAATGCGCCGCACTTACCTTTTATCTGTGCCGCTAGTGAACATGAAAGTGCTCTGGAAAAAGCCAATGTTCTGGGGCCTTTAGACGACTCGTTTGACTATTCCAGCCTATCTAACCTGTTGCATTACTGTCAGGCTTATCATCAGCAAATGCCTGGCCGTAAAGCTAACAAACAACACCCGAAACGCTCTCATTTAGAGCAAACTCTCATTGGTCAGGGACGTGCTATGAAGCACGTACGGCAACTTATCGAGCAAGTCGCAGGAACCGACGCCAACGTCCTGATTCTGGGTGAGTCGGGGACGGGTAAAGAAGTCGTGGCCAGAGGTGTTCATGACTTGTCAGAGCGGCATAAAGGTCCGTTCGTCCCCGTAAATTGCGGTGCAATTCCCGGGGATCTGTTAGAAAGTGAATTATTTGGTCATGAGAAAGGTGCCTTTACCGGAGCGATAGGTGCTCGAAAGGGACGTTTTGAGTTGGCGCAAGGCGGCACTCTGTTTCTGGATGAAATTGGCGATATGCCAATGCAAATGCAGGTAAAATTACTGCGGGTATTGCAAGAGCGGACATTTGAACGAGTGGGTGGCAGTAAAAGTATCGCTGCCGACGTTCGTGTGGTAGCCGCCACCCACCGTGAGCTCGAACAAATGATTATCGACGGCAAATTCAGGGAAGACTTGTATTACCGCTTGAATGTATTCCCGATTGAAATGCCCGCCCTGCGCGAGCGTCAGGAAGACGTGCCACTGTTGATGCAGGAGCTGACGCAGCGCTTTAAAAAGGAGCGGGGCGTTGGCGTGCGTTTTACTGAGCGAGCGCTTGAGTCATTGTCTTACCACCGCTGGCCGGGAAATGTTCGGGAACTGACCAACTTAATTGAACGGTTAACCATTATGCATCCTGACAGTCTGGTTGATGTGTCAGACTTGCCCCCTAAGTATCAACATATTGATCACAGTAGCCCCACGCCGGACTATCCCGAAGAAATGCTGGAACGCGAAGCGCTGAATGCCATTTTCTCTGATTCGGAAGACGATGAAGCGCTTGAGGAATCGGGAGCTTCTTCCGTTGACTCAGAATTACCTGATGACGGTGTGAACTTAAAAGATATGCTCAGCGAAATTGAAACGGGAATGATAGCCCAGGCGCTCGAAAAGTCTGACTGGGTGGTTGCTAAGGCGGCCGATCTGCTGAGTATGCGCCGTACGACGCTGGTTGAAAAGATGAAAAAATACGGCATTCAAAAAGACGACTAA
- a CDS encoding DUF1285 domain-containing protein has product MSLNRLIAELEKHQHAPTEQWNPPYCGEIPIRIDGEGRWYYQDSEIQRQALVKLFASVLVREGDDYFLVTPAEKVKITVDDVPFMVVDWEQRTEDGESLLLLTTNIGDTLVLSSEHPLQIKDGVPYVMMPRELEAKVHRNVFYQWVSIAQTREVDGKEQWFLSSAGETFVLGYVN; this is encoded by the coding sequence ATGTCCTTAAACCGCCTCATTGCAGAGCTGGAAAAGCATCAACACGCCCCTACTGAACAGTGGAATCCACCGTATTGTGGAGAAATCCCAATACGAATTGATGGTGAAGGGCGCTGGTATTATCAAGACAGTGAAATTCAACGGCAGGCACTGGTAAAACTTTTTGCCTCTGTACTCGTAAGAGAAGGTGATGATTATTTTCTGGTCACACCGGCTGAAAAAGTGAAAATTACCGTCGATGATGTCCCTTTTATGGTGGTCGACTGGGAACAACGTACAGAAGATGGCGAAAGCCTCTTGCTGTTAACAACCAATATCGGTGATACTCTTGTTTTGAGTTCTGAACATCCGTTACAAATTAAAGATGGTGTTCCTTACGTTATGATGCCAAGAGAGCTCGAAGCCAAAGTGCATCGAAATGTATTTTATCAGTGGGTATCGATTGCACAGACTCGAGAAGTTGATGGAAAAGAGCAGTGGTTTCTTTCCAGTGCGGGCGAGACCTTTGTATTGGGCTATGTGAACTAG
- a CDS encoding LuxR C-terminal-related transcriptional regulator yields MKILIIDPEFFMRAGLIQLLTNYANQPSIYEADSFEVAESYLSADKYDLIFLDMDLPDAEIRPALQKIKKEAPMAHLVVFTRPRSISEVRQVLAAGVRSYLPKDSTAEQAKLAVRALLNGDRYIPDDPYLNEPRDKSSGAEGFLSPRQLEIMQLLAQGLSNKEIANILGITEGTIRVHLSAIFKAIKVSNRTEATLWYLLRQKKLVD; encoded by the coding sequence ATGAAGATTCTCATTATAGACCCTGAGTTTTTTATGCGTGCAGGGCTCATACAGCTTTTAACGAATTATGCGAATCAGCCTTCGATTTATGAAGCCGACTCGTTTGAAGTGGCGGAAAGCTACCTATCTGCCGATAAGTACGACCTCATTTTCTTAGATATGGACTTACCAGACGCGGAAATCCGTCCGGCGCTGCAGAAAATCAAAAAAGAAGCGCCGATGGCACACTTGGTTGTCTTTACGCGCCCGCGTTCTATTTCAGAGGTTCGCCAGGTGCTTGCTGCCGGGGTACGCAGTTACTTACCAAAAGACAGTACGGCCGAACAAGCGAAATTAGCGGTTCGTGCGTTACTCAATGGTGACCGTTACATCCCGGATGACCCTTACCTTAACGAACCTCGCGATAAATCCAGTGGTGCCGAGGGCTTTTTGTCGCCACGTCAGCTGGAAATTATGCAGCTGTTAGCACAAGGTTTGTCGAACAAAGAAATAGCCAATATTCTGGGTATTACTGAGGGCACCATCCGCGTGCACTTGTCGGCAATATTTAAAGCCATAAAGGTGTCTAATCGTACGGAAGCGACACTTTGGTACTTATTACGTCAAAAGAAGCTGGTTGACTGA
- a CDS encoding amidohydrolase, with amino-acid sequence MSLSRRFSLTSIATASITSILLSTTAVADTLYTNANGYTLTSPAGENAVLQQFSSMLIDNGKIKAIGGDELNERYSNTDDIINLQGKTVLPGLIDAHGHVLGLGNSLLQVDLRDSTSVKDAAQRVKRYADTQQSLPWITGRSWNQENWEEKRFPRASDLDELVNERPVWLTRVDGHAGWANSEALRLAGIDKDTVSPDGGEIVKDENGQPTGVLIDNAMQLVEKVIPEASFEQQRKAFQLAFEHLVERGITSVHDAGISADEVSVYKGLHNQELMPLRIYGMLAATEPKLPQLLAEGPYQTDDDKLTIRSVKIYADGALGSRGAALIEDYSDDHGNHGLMVTSQEQMMSLYRLIIPHGFQVNTHAIGDRANRVVLNNIEQAYETIGGRNLRNRIEHSQIVHPDDLHRFKELNLVASMQPTHATSDKNMAEDRLGKERMEGAYAWQTFLQQGTIVASGSDFPVELANPFYGLHAAVTRQDRENMPEGGWYADESMSRAQALRSFTIDAAYAAWQEQELGSLEPGKWADFIIVDQDPFAVDATDIWRTDVEATFVAGERVYSKGDNNE; translated from the coding sequence ATGTCTTTATCACGTCGTTTTTCATTAACATCCATTGCCACCGCTTCCATTACCAGTATACTTTTAAGCACAACAGCGGTTGCCGATACGTTATACACCAACGCCAATGGGTATACGCTAACCAGCCCTGCCGGCGAAAATGCGGTATTACAGCAATTTTCGTCCATGTTGATAGATAACGGTAAGATTAAGGCCATCGGCGGTGACGAACTCAACGAACGCTATTCAAACACCGACGATATTATCAACTTGCAAGGCAAAACCGTTCTCCCCGGCCTGATTGATGCACACGGACACGTTCTGGGTTTAGGGAACAGCTTATTACAGGTGGACTTACGCGACAGCACATCAGTAAAAGACGCGGCTCAACGTGTTAAACGCTATGCAGACACACAGCAGTCTCTCCCCTGGATAACCGGCCGCAGTTGGAATCAAGAAAACTGGGAAGAAAAACGTTTTCCGCGCGCCAGCGACCTTGACGAGTTAGTTAACGAACGCCCCGTTTGGCTCACCCGCGTTGACGGTCACGCCGGTTGGGCTAATTCAGAAGCACTGCGTTTAGCCGGTATTGATAAAGACACCGTGTCTCCTGATGGTGGCGAAATCGTCAAAGATGAAAACGGTCAGCCAACCGGTGTTTTAATCGATAACGCCATGCAGCTCGTTGAAAAGGTCATACCGGAAGCCAGCTTTGAACAGCAACGCAAAGCTTTCCAGCTCGCCTTCGAGCATTTGGTTGAGCGCGGTATCACGTCGGTTCATGACGCAGGCATCAGTGCCGACGAAGTGTCGGTGTATAAAGGTCTGCATAATCAGGAACTCATGCCACTGCGTATTTACGGTATGCTAGCGGCAACAGAGCCCAAATTGCCGCAGCTGCTGGCAGAAGGCCCCTACCAGACAGACGACGATAAGCTGACTATCCGCAGCGTTAAAATATACGCCGATGGCGCGCTTGGCAGCCGTGGTGCCGCACTAATAGAAGATTACAGTGACGACCACGGCAATCATGGCCTGATGGTCACGTCACAAGAGCAGATGATGTCGCTGTACCGTTTGATTATTCCTCACGGATTCCAGGTTAATACGCATGCTATTGGTGACCGGGCTAACCGCGTTGTGTTGAATAATATAGAACAAGCTTACGAGACAATCGGTGGTCGTAATTTAAGAAACCGCATTGAACATTCTCAAATCGTGCACCCTGACGACCTGCACCGCTTTAAAGAACTGAACTTAGTTGCCTCTATGCAACCGACTCACGCTACCAGTGATAAAAACATGGCAGAAGACCGCTTAGGTAAAGAGCGCATGGAGGGCGCTTATGCCTGGCAGACGTTTTTACAACAAGGCACTATCGTGGCCTCGGGCTCTGACTTTCCGGTTGAACTGGCAAACCCATTTTATGGCTTACATGCAGCAGTGACCCGCCAAGATCGTGAAAACATGCCGGAAGGCGGCTGGTACGCCGATGAGAGCATGAGCCGGGCACAGGCATTGCGTTCATTCACCATCGATGCGGCCTACGCAGCGTGGCAAGAACAAGAGCTGGGCTCTCTGGAGCCGGGCAAATGGGCTGACTTTATTATTGTTGACCAGGATCCTTTTGCCGTGGATGCAACAGACATTTGGCGAACCGATGTGGAAGCGACTTTCGTGGCCGGTGAGCGCGTTTATTCCAAAGGAGACAATAACGAATGA
- a CDS encoding response regulator, protein MSDDFLFAEDEVESVSEETVEPYHILIVDDDEEIHTITKMALSEFRLDGRPLQFHSVYSGKDAIAFLNKNRDIAMMLLDVVMETDHAGLDVAKWVREELKNRLIRIVLRTGQPGQAPEEDVIARFDIDDYKEKTELTYRKLVTLMYSCLRAYRDLNAIERNKRGLEKVINASAEVFSARSMQGLCQGILEQLVALITHSDDAMYCRIDALTASSDTNEPFEIIGGTGDFEQAVGDPVNSEIDWDIVRPMQQSAKNVEFRIVDGNYYGLYKTSSSRQYLLFIRGVRDLSELDQNLLGLFVNNSSIAIDNLQATESEREAQRELLYSVGEAIEKRSIDEVSHHVKRSAEMAGQLAIAAGRDDEQAQALKQAASVYDIGKVSVQLELAQRADALSIHDYEEIMQKVIQGHDYLQQTDTAVAKIAAGIAQDIHERWDGSGFPSQKQGADINVNARILAITSHYDALRTQRSYREAQEAEAAADYLLKHSGVFFDPELVGLMLDNLDAMEKIRKRYQDNQ, encoded by the coding sequence ATGAGTGATGACTTTTTATTCGCAGAAGACGAAGTCGAATCAGTCAGCGAAGAAACCGTCGAGCCCTATCATATTCTCATTGTTGATGACGATGAGGAGATTCACACCATTACCAAAATGGCATTAAGTGAATTCCGCCTGGACGGTCGCCCGCTGCAGTTTCACTCGGTCTATTCCGGCAAAGACGCTATCGCCTTTTTAAATAAAAATCGCGACATTGCCATGATGCTCCTGGACGTCGTTATGGAGACGGATCACGCGGGACTCGACGTCGCCAAATGGGTACGCGAGGAGTTGAAAAACCGTTTAATACGCATAGTGCTTCGCACCGGTCAGCCGGGTCAGGCGCCAGAAGAAGATGTCATTGCCCGTTTTGATATTGACGACTACAAAGAGAAAACCGAGCTGACCTACCGTAAGCTCGTCACGTTAATGTACTCATGCTTACGCGCCTACCGCGACTTAAATGCCATCGAACGCAACAAGCGCGGATTAGAAAAAGTCATTAATGCGTCGGCAGAGGTGTTCTCAGCCCGCTCAATGCAGGGGTTATGTCAGGGAATTTTGGAGCAGCTGGTCGCATTAATTACGCATAGCGACGACGCTATGTATTGCCGCATTGATGCACTCACCGCCAGTTCAGACACCAACGAGCCGTTCGAAATCATTGGCGGCACGGGTGACTTTGAACAGGCCGTGGGCGACCCTGTTAACAGCGAAATTGACTGGGATATTGTGCGCCCTATGCAGCAAAGTGCTAAAAACGTTGAGTTCCGTATTGTCGACGGTAACTATTATGGGCTTTATAAAACCAGTAGCTCGCGTCAGTATTTACTGTTTATTCGCGGTGTCCGTGACTTGTCTGAGCTGGATCAAAACCTGCTGGGGCTATTTGTGAATAATAGCTCCATTGCCATTGATAACCTGCAAGCCACAGAGAGCGAACGGGAGGCTCAACGTGAATTGCTTTACAGCGTAGGCGAAGCCATTGAGAAGCGCTCTATTGATGAAGTCAGTCACCACGTCAAACGTTCAGCTGAAATGGCCGGGCAGCTGGCGATTGCGGCCGGTCGCGATGATGAACAGGCGCAGGCATTAAAGCAAGCCGCGTCGGTCTATGATATTGGTAAGGTGTCGGTGCAGCTGGAATTGGCTCAGCGTGCCGACGCACTGAGTATTCATGATTACGAAGAAATCATGCAAAAAGTCATACAAGGGCACGACTACTTGCAGCAAACAGATACCGCTGTTGCGAAAATAGCGGCTGGTATTGCACAGGATATTCATGAACGCTGGGACGGCTCAGGTTTCCCAAGCCAAAAGCAAGGCGCTGATATTAATGTTAACGCCCGTATTTTGGCTATTACCAGCCACTATGATGCGCTTCGCACGCAGCGCAGTTATCGAGAAGCCCAGGAAGCGGAAGCGGCAGCTGACTATTTACTCAAACACAGCGGCGTGTTTTTTGATCCAGAATTAGTCGGACTTATGCTCGACAATTTGGATGCAATGGAAAAAATTCGTAAGCGTTATCAGGACAACCAGTAA
- the pdxH gene encoding pyridoxamine 5'-phosphate oxidase has protein sequence MDLQAMRREYGLGSLHREQLFASPVEQFEHWMKHAIDSGVLTDPTAMTVATVNADGVPSQRIVLLKGYNEQGFCFYTNKNSHKGDDIRNNNQVSLHFAWLALERQISIIGQTVELSDEENDAYFHSRPKESQVAALASQQSRPVDSRDVLESHYQALLKEYADTDVPRPRHWGGYRVIPDTFEFWQGGKHRLHDRYQYTRDGDHWRITRLQP, from the coding sequence ATGGATTTACAGGCCATGCGCCGTGAATACGGTTTAGGCAGTTTGCACCGCGAGCAATTATTTGCCAGCCCGGTAGAGCAATTTGAACACTGGATGAAGCACGCCATTGATAGCGGCGTATTGACTGACCCAACGGCAATGACTGTGGCAACGGTCAATGCCGATGGCGTACCGAGCCAACGCATTGTTCTATTAAAAGGCTATAACGAGCAAGGTTTTTGCTTTTACACCAATAAGAATAGCCATAAAGGCGACGATATTCGCAATAACAATCAGGTTTCGTTGCATTTCGCCTGGCTTGCACTTGAGCGACAAATCAGCATTATCGGACAGACTGTTGAATTAAGTGACGAAGAAAACGATGCGTACTTTCATTCGCGTCCGAAAGAAAGTCAGGTAGCCGCCCTTGCCTCTCAACAAAGTCGCCCGGTTGATAGCCGCGATGTATTAGAAAGCCATTATCAGGCGTTACTGAAAGAATACGCTGATACCGACGTGCCGCGCCCACGTCATTGGGGAGGCTATCGGGTTATTCCCGACACTTTCGAGTTTTGGCAAGGCGGCAAACACCGCCTTCACGATCGCTATCAGTACACCCGCGACGGTGACCATTGGCGAATTACCCGCTTGCAGCCGTAG
- a CDS encoding Ldh family oxidoreductase yields the protein MNTDVSRFDYSELAQWAQSCLTNCGASGEVARHVAYYLLEGDLLGFSTHGLIRLLNNCQWLKDGKSLPKGQPVVLSERAAVANWDAQFLPGPYVVPQAVNAACEMAKQAGTGTVVLRRSQHVASLAAYLTIATDKGMAVNLMCSTPGQKAVAPFGGKEAVFSPNPFAVGVPSSKEPMLFDISFSMTAAGKVRQAKANGENLPYKALIKPNGEWTDDPLSFFESPGSAIAPLGGEQLGYKGYGLTLFSEIWSMALAQYGRVQGAEDGDANTVWVQVIDPEAFGDKAEFLKQVDRLLDDARNSAPADPELPVRVPGEAALARKREQLKKGVVYAPSTLKVLKRCAEFCEVELPTAASG from the coding sequence ATGAACACCGACGTGTCACGTTTTGATTATTCTGAATTAGCGCAATGGGCGCAGTCGTGCTTAACCAATTGTGGGGCATCGGGCGAGGTAGCTCGCCATGTGGCGTACTATCTTCTGGAGGGAGACTTACTGGGGTTTAGTACACACGGTTTAATTCGTTTGCTGAATAACTGCCAATGGCTAAAAGACGGTAAAAGCTTGCCAAAAGGGCAACCGGTGGTATTAAGTGAACGTGCAGCCGTCGCAAATTGGGATGCACAGTTTTTGCCGGGACCTTACGTGGTACCGCAGGCGGTTAATGCGGCGTGCGAAATGGCCAAACAGGCAGGCACGGGAACGGTGGTGTTACGACGTAGCCAACATGTGGCGTCTCTGGCTGCCTATTTAACCATTGCCACTGACAAAGGCATGGCGGTGAATTTAATGTGCTCGACTCCGGGGCAGAAGGCGGTTGCGCCGTTCGGCGGGAAAGAGGCGGTGTTTTCGCCGAACCCTTTTGCGGTGGGGGTACCCAGCTCAAAAGAGCCGATGCTGTTTGATATCAGCTTTTCAATGACGGCGGCGGGTAAAGTACGCCAGGCAAAAGCGAATGGGGAGAACTTACCTTACAAAGCGTTAATAAAACCGAACGGCGAATGGACAGATGACCCGCTTAGTTTCTTTGAATCTCCCGGCAGCGCCATTGCTCCTCTGGGAGGGGAGCAACTCGGTTACAAAGGTTATGGCCTTACCTTGTTCAGTGAAATTTGGTCCATGGCGCTGGCGCAGTACGGTCGTGTGCAAGGTGCTGAGGACGGTGACGCGAATACCGTATGGGTTCAGGTAATCGACCCGGAAGCCTTTGGGGATAAAGCTGAGTTTCTGAAGCAGGTTGACCGTTTATTGGATGATGCGCGAAACAGTGCTCCGGCTGACCCTGAGTTACCGGTTCGCGTGCCGGGCGAGGCTGCTCTTGCCCGTAAGCGCGAGCAGCTCAAAAAGGGAGTGGTTTACGCCCCTTCGACACTGAAAGTATTAAAGCGTTGCGCCGAATTTTGCGAGGTCGAATTGCCTACGGCTGCAAGCGGGTAA